GCATTTAATATTACTATTCATTATGTAAGCGGCTTTTATATCACCTTTAACAAATACGTTACTATTTTCAATAAATTTACTTGTAAAATCTCCTTCACAATGCAACTTACTTCCAACTACGCCACGTCTTAAAATAATATTTCCACCTGCTTTTAGAGTTGCTGAACTAATAGTACCATCTACTTCAATATTTCCTTTAGCTTCAACTACAAAGCCTGGTGAAACTGATCCTTTAATTATAATATTTCCTATAGCTTTTATATTACCAGTAGAGATATCAACGTTACCTTTGATAAATAGTGTTTCATTAACATGAATCTTTCTGGCAATAAAGTCTACTTGTCCATCAATTGTTGATAAAATTGCAGTCTCGTCTTCATTTAATTTGGTGTTTTTACCCAACAAGTTAGGAATAGGTTTTCCTGGGACTGACGGAATTTTTTCTCCAGTAATACTTATTCCATCTATCCCTTCTGTAGCTGGAGTTATAGTACATAATACCTGATTTTTTTTTATATTTTCAACAATCTCTAGATTATGGAAGTCTACAGTTCCATCTTCTTTTTCCTTAGGCCTGAAATCTTTCTCGGTTTTAAATAGAATTTCATAAGTTGCATCTTTACCACTTGTAGGTTCAGTTCCACGTGCAATTATAATGTCTTTGTTATATACAGGTTTATCACAGATATCACGTAGTAATGTATCATTAATTCCATATGTAATACCCATGTTATTAAGAGATGTCCTAATGTCCTGTATATTTGGACCTTTTCCGTCATTCTTTGGAGGCTCAATATTTAATACAGCTTCTAATTTATTATTTGATATGGATATTTTTATAATAGCATCAACCGGTTGAGGTGCTTTTAGATTAGATTTATTCATAGTAAACACTCCCCGTAAATTAGTATGATTACTTATATTATAGTACACTTATCCAAATAAAGGAAGCAATATCATCACGATATTGTAATAACGAGTGATGTTTTATTCTTATTCTACTTATCGGCTATATTTTCAAAAAGATAAGTAATCTGGACAAATATTCAGAAAAGTATTAATTTTTACTTGACTTTAATAAAGTCACGTTGTAGAATATTGAAAAGCTTTGAATAGGAAGAGTAAATTCATCATGGTCGCAAGAGAGAGAGGTTCACCGGCTGAGAGACCTCTTAGATACAATGGATTGAAAACCACCTATGAGCTCTGTCCTGAATTTAGTAGGGATTTGCGTTGGACATGCGTTAATGTCATTTTGCTTATATATATTTAGGTGGAAACGAGTCTACACACTCGTCCTTTTTTGGACGAGTGTTTTTTATGACCTAACCCGATTTGTTGGGTGATTTTCCCGACTCGTATATACCTTTTTGTAAAGGAGGAAGAAAATTGAGTGAAATAATCGTTGCAAAATTTGGAGGCAGCTCTCTAGCAGAAGCCAGTCAATTTAAGAAGGTAAAGGATATAGTCAAATCAGATAATAGAAGAAAGTTTATCATTCCATCAGCGCCTGGTAAAAGAAATAGCAA
The DNA window shown above is from Tissierella sp. Yu-01 and carries:
- a CDS encoding FapA family protein; its protein translation is MNKSNLKAPQPVDAIIKISISNNKLEAVLNIEPPKNDGKGPNIQDIRTSLNNMGITYGINDTLLRDICDKPVYNKDIIIARGTEPTSGKDATYEILFKTEKDFRPKEKEDGTVDFHNLEIVENIKKNQVLCTITPATEGIDGISITGEKIPSVPGKPIPNLLGKNTKLNEDETAILSTIDGQVDFIARKIHVNETLFIKGNVDISTGNIKAIGNIIIKGSVSPGFVVEAKGNIEVDGTISSATLKAGGNIILRRGVVGSKLHCEGDFTSKFIENSNVFVKGDIKAAYIMNSNIKCGKTLQTMGSKSKIVGGTCIAGENIQTRFIGSSAAVRTFLEIGTDSNNIEKQQKLLKEIPLLENKLNSLKSLISLLQQYDTANRLTPDKKRMYEDALYSYKEVNSLLINGKQELQQIDESVKAKGYGRIICTDTVFPGTSIKIGPFQMKVRDSMQRKSFYYTDNGINVGTA